In Paenibacillus sp. BIC5C1, a genomic segment contains:
- a CDS encoding flavodoxin, translated as MAKLLVAYASMTGNTEEIAELIVEGIKQGGHEVDLKSVTDCNAADVLDYDGFLIGVYTWGDGELPDEFLDFYEELDELDLSGKRAAVFGSGDTSYEQYCGAVDLAAAKLVERGAEVSPEMLKIEYSPLEQEKDTCRDFGKRFAAAGLQVS; from the coding sequence ATGGCTAAATTGTTAGTGGCTTATGCAAGTATGACAGGAAATACGGAAGAGATTGCGGAACTGATCGTCGAAGGAATTAAACAAGGTGGGCATGAAGTGGATCTCAAGTCCGTAACGGATTGCAATGCAGCTGATGTACTTGATTATGACGGGTTTCTCATTGGGGTATACACGTGGGGAGACGGTGAACTGCCGGATGAATTCCTCGATTTTTACGAAGAGCTGGATGAGCTAGATCTGAGTGGCAAACGGGCAGCGGTGTTCGGAAGCGGGGATACTTCTTACGAGCAGTACTGCGGAGCCGTTGATCTCGCGGCAGCGAAGCTGGTGGAACGTGGGGCGGAGGTATCTCCAGAGATGCTGAAGATTGAATACAGTCCGTTGGAGCAGGAGAAGGATACGTGCCGTGACTTTGGCAAACGTTTTGCTGCTGCCGGATTACAGGTGTCCTAA
- a CDS encoding MGMT family protein — translation MTPFTKQVVAIIAAIPEGKVMTYGQIAAHAGSPRAARQVVRILHSMSRKERLPWHRVVNAKGLIAIPDEHSRLMQETELISEGVEFQMDGSINLRLFGHDPGPTFLLDLSTDEE, via the coding sequence ATAACACCTTTTACGAAACAGGTCGTCGCCATCATTGCAGCAATCCCCGAAGGAAAAGTCATGACGTATGGACAGATTGCCGCTCATGCAGGCAGCCCGAGAGCTGCTAGACAGGTTGTACGCATTCTACACTCCATGAGCCGGAAGGAGCGTCTTCCCTGGCACCGCGTCGTCAACGCCAAAGGTCTGATTGCCATTCCCGACGAGCATTCACGCCTCATGCAGGAAACGGAGCTCATTAGCGAGGGTGTTGAATTCCAGATGGATGGAAGCATCAACCTCAGACTGTTCGGTCATGATCCTGGTCCTACCTTCCTCCTTGATCTATCGACAGATGAAGAATAA
- a CDS encoding ATP-binding protein, with the protein MSKTNHINRIPRAKGIDMAAFYSPKECGSKAKHIVFSADNERVVEEFITILGMKDQFAEHDVPMPNKMVMFGPPGTGKTLTAFHLAHRLQLPLVLVRLDAIIHSHLGETGSNVRKLFEYARANPCVLFLDEFDAVGRTRESNDEVKEMARVVNTLLQCLDEFDGDSILVAATNLETQLDHAIWRRFDTKMTYGMPDDSSRRLYISKLMGQFAQESRLEEFTCERLTGCSYADVEQIVLKAKRKAIIASSPLHEQFINDAYAEYMPRVLTT; encoded by the coding sequence ATGAGCAAAACCAACCATATAAATCGGATACCCCGAGCGAAAGGCATCGATATGGCCGCTTTTTATTCACCGAAAGAGTGTGGAAGCAAGGCAAAGCATATTGTATTCTCTGCAGACAATGAACGGGTTGTGGAGGAGTTTATTACCATTCTCGGTATGAAAGATCAGTTTGCAGAACATGATGTGCCAATGCCGAACAAAATGGTAATGTTTGGTCCTCCGGGTACAGGCAAAACCTTAACGGCTTTCCATCTTGCACACCGACTTCAGCTTCCGCTTGTCCTTGTAAGACTCGATGCTATTATTCATAGCCACCTAGGGGAGACGGGAAGCAATGTCCGTAAATTATTTGAATATGCACGGGCTAATCCCTGTGTGCTATTTCTAGATGAATTTGATGCCGTAGGTCGTACACGTGAAAGTAATGATGAGGTTAAAGAAATGGCTCGTGTCGTCAATACATTGTTGCAGTGTCTTGATGAATTTGATGGTGACAGCATTCTGGTTGCCGCTACGAATCTGGAGACACAGCTGGATCATGCGATATGGCGGCGATTTGATACCAAAATGACTTATGGGATGCCGGATGACTCGAGCCGTAGATTGTATATTAGCAAGCTGATGGGGCAGTTTGCGCAGGAGAGCCGACTGGAAGAATTCACGTGTGAACGCCTCACAGGATGCAGTTATGCGGATGTAGAGCAGATTGTCTTGAAGGCTAAGCGAAAAGCCATTATTGCCAGCAGCCCATTACATGAGCAATTCATTAATGACGCTTATGCAGAATATATGCCGCGGGTACTGACCACATAG
- a CDS encoding MarR family winged helix-turn-helix transcriptional regulator encodes MSDTYEVFYIINSFRQVNQMLFRAFWNENKEIELTSIQFMVLSILRERPSIGINEVAELCHMGSSSMSAVVERLVKGEYIVRTRSDSDRRSVKLQITGKGERAQQETHQLWMERVSPILDIPKEDLEHLLRIHNQMIEKLEGREMNNQ; translated from the coding sequence ATGTCTGACACATATGAAGTATTCTACATTATTAATTCGTTTCGGCAGGTCAATCAAATGCTCTTCCGGGCATTCTGGAATGAAAACAAGGAAATTGAGCTCACTTCGATCCAATTTATGGTGTTATCCATTTTGAGAGAGCGCCCTTCGATCGGTATCAATGAAGTGGCTGAGCTCTGTCATATGGGCAGCAGTTCCATGAGCGCTGTGGTGGAGCGCCTGGTCAAGGGCGAGTACATTGTTCGAACGCGTTCCGACTCGGACCGTCGATCCGTAAAGCTTCAGATTACGGGCAAAGGAGAACGGGCTCAGCAGGAAACACACCAATTGTGGATGGAGCGAGTGTCACCTATTCTGGATATCCCGAAGGAAGACCTTGAGCACCTGCTAAGAATTCATAATCAAATGATTGAAAAGTTAGAAGGAAGAGAGATGAACAACCAATGA
- a CDS encoding RNA pseudouridine synthase — MSEHSQTTGNIPILFEDNHLLGITKPVNVPTQEDASGDPDLLTLLKQDLKERYNKPGNVYLGLVHRLDRPVGGAMIFAKTSKAASRLSETVRGRHFRKIYAAVVHGKLPAQQGTLKHTLLKDARTNTVTVVPKGTAGGKDAVLDYRVIGETDRYSLVHIELHTGRSHQIRVQMKEIGCPLFGDQKYGAGVNKPGQQIALWSAIAAFPHPVTKEEIVLQSLPPREFPWAEWPAAVYDKAFKSEH; from the coding sequence ATGTCCGAACATTCGCAAACAACGGGAAATATTCCGATTCTGTTTGAGGACAATCATCTGTTAGGCATCACGAAACCGGTCAATGTTCCTACCCAGGAAGATGCATCAGGTGATCCGGATTTGCTCACACTGCTGAAACAGGATTTAAAAGAACGCTATAACAAACCTGGCAACGTCTATCTCGGATTAGTACATCGTCTTGACCGCCCCGTTGGTGGTGCCATGATTTTTGCCAAAACATCGAAGGCGGCTTCAAGATTATCCGAGACGGTTCGGGGACGTCATTTCCGCAAAATATATGCGGCTGTTGTACATGGCAAGCTGCCTGCACAACAAGGAACGTTAAAACACACGCTGCTGAAAGATGCACGTACCAATACCGTCACCGTTGTTCCTAAAGGTACAGCTGGCGGTAAAGATGCTGTGTTGGATTACCGGGTCATCGGCGAAACCGACCGTTACAGTCTGGTTCACATCGAACTGCACACAGGCAGATCTCATCAGATTCGTGTCCAAATGAAAGAGATTGGCTGCCCCCTGTTTGGAGATCAAAAGTACGGTGCAGGTGTGAATAAGCCTGGTCAACAAATTGCTCTCTGGTCTGCCATCGCTGCTTTTCCCCACCCGGTAACAAAGGAAGAAATTGTCCTGCAGTCCCTGCCTCCCCGTGAATTCCCATGGGCAGAGTGGCCGGCTGCTGTGTATGATAAAGCATTTAAATCAGAACATTAA
- a CDS encoding response regulator transcription factor yields the protein MKSILIVEDEQAIGRVLAAYLRKAGFDVRHAADGPTALTLFDSDVPSLVLLDVMLPGMDGWDLLRIIREKSACPVIMLTALDDIQDRLNGLNAGADDYMSKPFVPEEVVARVNAVLRRNPHWTAEGEGKRYFGNLVIDLAAKQVLLNGAEVALTPRDLSLLLFLSEYPNRTFTRDHLIEQVWGMDYDGSDRAVDLSIKRLRQALSHWLPETGEIRTLRGMGYQFWIAN from the coding sequence TTGAAATCCATACTCATCGTCGAAGATGAACAAGCCATTGGCCGTGTGCTGGCTGCCTATCTTCGAAAAGCGGGATTCGACGTTCGTCATGCAGCGGATGGACCCACTGCCCTAACTTTATTTGATTCGGATGTGCCTTCCTTGGTCTTGCTGGATGTGATGCTGCCCGGAATGGACGGTTGGGATCTGCTACGAATCATCCGCGAAAAAAGTGCTTGTCCCGTCATCATGTTAACCGCACTGGATGATATTCAGGACCGTCTTAACGGGCTGAATGCCGGTGCTGACGATTATATGAGCAAACCCTTTGTGCCCGAGGAAGTAGTCGCCAGAGTCAATGCTGTGCTTCGCCGCAATCCACACTGGACAGCTGAAGGTGAAGGCAAACGATATTTTGGCAATCTGGTCATTGATCTGGCTGCCAAACAGGTACTTTTGAACGGTGCCGAGGTTGCACTCACACCACGTGATTTGTCACTGCTCCTGTTTCTATCGGAATACCCCAACCGCACATTCACCCGGGACCATCTGATTGAACAGGTATGGGGCATGGACTATGACGGAAGTGACCGGGCTGTGGACCTGTCGATCAAACGGCTGCGTCAGGCGTTATCCCACTGGCTGCCTGAAACGGGAGAAATCCGGACTTTACGGGGAATGGGGTATCAATTTTGGATCGCCAACTAA
- a CDS encoding HAMP domain-containing sensor histidine kinase yields the protein MDRQLKRNTTKRKTSILSYWTLRYFLILCIGFTIIVAGALYWIRTTSIEKGLKTAQLLGLEIAEKVTGADNKLHIPPDLDRLVDKRTKLFNTDNYFCIMVLDNNNQLIYSKPKMTQQDVYNRLSDDLREPRNKKFAGVTVNVTDDDQTLGKVWVMQSKKSIAYNPETMLVVCILFVALILCGWFTIYLLSRKLSRPIRQVAHAAEQIRNGNYEVNLDLNTREREMNELVESFREMSIRLQQLEEWRALSLAGVTHELKTPVTSIKGLVMAVRDDIVSPEEAKEFLDIALKESERMERMVADLLDYNAMSAGSVAVRRERIDLNLLVDEIIYQWKIAYEDKSPEIELHTPSGTLYTIGDTLRIQQIIVNLLNNGLQAAASDQAAIFNIRLRTEAENLFVDVQDNGTGITKEDQPKIFERFYRGEIKKRRTRGLGLGLTYSRLLARAQGGDLSLTSSSPEGSLFTLTLPRWSSLEKTEIEPPYRATANA from the coding sequence TTGGATCGCCAACTAAAACGAAATACAACCAAACGTAAAACATCCATTCTGTCCTACTGGACACTTCGATATTTTCTAATCCTCTGTATTGGTTTCACCATTATTGTTGCAGGGGCACTTTACTGGATCAGAACTACTTCCATTGAAAAAGGTCTCAAAACGGCCCAGCTGCTAGGGCTGGAAATTGCCGAAAAGGTAACAGGAGCGGATAACAAACTGCATATTCCCCCGGATCTCGACAGACTCGTGGACAAGCGAACCAAGCTTTTCAATACAGATAATTACTTTTGTATTATGGTGCTCGACAACAATAATCAATTGATCTATTCCAAACCAAAAATGACGCAGCAAGATGTATATAATCGGCTGTCTGATGACCTACGTGAACCAAGAAACAAAAAATTCGCCGGGGTGACGGTCAATGTCACAGATGACGATCAGACGCTTGGTAAAGTGTGGGTCATGCAGTCCAAAAAATCCATTGCATACAATCCGGAAACGATGCTTGTGGTATGCATCCTGTTCGTTGCTTTAATTCTGTGTGGTTGGTTTACAATCTACCTCCTGTCCCGCAAGCTCTCCAGGCCTATTCGTCAGGTCGCCCATGCCGCAGAGCAGATTCGAAACGGAAATTATGAAGTCAATTTGGATCTGAACACACGGGAACGGGAGATGAATGAACTCGTTGAATCTTTTCGCGAGATGTCCATCCGTTTGCAGCAATTGGAGGAATGGCGTGCCCTGTCACTTGCTGGGGTAACCCATGAATTGAAAACACCGGTAACGTCCATTAAAGGACTCGTGATGGCTGTCCGGGACGATATCGTCAGTCCGGAGGAAGCAAAGGAATTCCTGGACATCGCACTCAAAGAATCCGAACGAATGGAACGTATGGTCGCTGATCTGCTGGATTACAATGCGATGAGCGCTGGAAGTGTTGCTGTTCGTCGGGAACGCATAGATTTGAATTTGCTGGTGGATGAGATTATCTATCAGTGGAAAATTGCTTATGAGGACAAGTCTCCCGAGATTGAATTGCACACACCTTCGGGTACCCTCTATACCATCGGTGATACACTTCGGATTCAGCAGATTATTGTCAACCTGCTTAATAACGGACTGCAAGCAGCCGCTTCCGACCAAGCTGCCATCTTTAATATCCGTCTGCGCACCGAGGCGGAAAACTTGTTTGTTGATGTGCAGGATAACGGTACGGGTATCACAAAAGAAGATCAACCCAAGATCTTCGAACGTTTTTACCGTGGCGAGATCAAAAAACGCCGTACCCGCGGGCTAGGTCTGGGACTGACCTATAGCCGTTTGCTTGCTCGAGCTCAGGGAGGGGATTTATCCCTGACCTCCAGCAGTCCTGAAGGCAGCCTTTTCACCTTAACTTTGCCACGATGGTCTAGTCTTGAAAAAACAGAGATTGAACCACCTTACCGCGCAACGGCTAACGCCTAA
- a CDS encoding 4-hydroxyphenylacetate 3-hydroxylase family protein encodes MPVKSGKQYIERIDAQTVPCWYKGELVTGKRSEHFAFAGLMETQAKLYDLQSDPHLIDTMTYASPADGKPVGMSFLPPTSVDDLRRRREAMNIWSGTHHGFLGRSPDYMNTAIMAFYTGADILEEVSPQYAENLRNYYAYCRDNDITLSHAFIQPHASKISGLLDATEDAIAAKVVDRTEEGLIINGAFMMATQAATSDEILVYPSPSPAPFDDENPFAFAFAVPNDLPGISLICRDTYASESNFNYPLSSRYEEMDNIVIFDHVLVPHERIFFAGNEEMSGRLFSGSHFHIHAGHQVVCRYIAKTEFVLGTIQLLADTLDQAAETHVIEKTARVLAGLETLKALALAAEAGAMEDGRGFIVPAPKPLMAANLLFPKLYPEMIEILQLLGSSGVIMVPQEEEFHSNIAPHLDTYLRGTDMVSQERTALFRLIWELGAGSFGGRQTQFERFFFGNTVTVSNRMYSAGSADQSYRQLVRNFIAKTGK; translated from the coding sequence ATGCCCGTAAAAAGTGGCAAACAGTATATTGAACGGATCGATGCACAGACGGTCCCCTGCTGGTACAAAGGAGAGCTTGTTACTGGAAAACGTTCTGAACATTTTGCGTTTGCAGGTTTGATGGAAACTCAAGCGAAGTTGTACGATCTTCAGTCTGATCCACATTTAATCGATACGATGACTTATGCATCTCCTGCTGACGGAAAACCAGTAGGTATGTCCTTTCTGCCTCCAACCAGTGTGGATGACTTGCGCAGACGCCGAGAAGCAATGAATATTTGGTCAGGGACTCACCATGGTTTTTTGGGACGATCACCCGATTATATGAACACAGCAATTATGGCCTTTTATACTGGGGCAGATATCCTTGAAGAAGTATCGCCACAATACGCCGAAAATCTGAGAAACTACTATGCCTACTGCCGGGATAATGATATTACCCTCTCCCATGCCTTTATCCAGCCTCATGCCAGTAAAATTTCGGGACTATTGGACGCGACCGAAGACGCCATTGCCGCCAAAGTGGTTGATCGCACTGAAGAAGGTCTAATCATCAATGGTGCATTCATGATGGCCACTCAGGCCGCCACATCAGACGAAATCCTGGTGTATCCTTCCCCTTCACCAGCACCGTTCGACGATGAAAATCCGTTCGCTTTTGCTTTTGCTGTACCGAATGACCTGCCTGGAATTAGTCTTATCTGCCGGGATACGTACGCATCCGAGTCCAATTTCAACTATCCACTCAGTTCCAGATATGAAGAGATGGATAACATTGTAATTTTTGATCATGTGCTTGTTCCTCATGAGCGGATATTCTTCGCCGGTAATGAGGAGATGTCTGGCCGCCTCTTTAGCGGAAGCCATTTTCATATTCACGCAGGACATCAGGTCGTATGCCGGTATATTGCCAAAACAGAATTTGTTCTGGGCACCATTCAGTTACTCGCTGACACGCTCGACCAAGCTGCTGAAACGCATGTGATAGAGAAAACAGCCAGGGTGCTTGCCGGTCTTGAAACGTTAAAAGCACTGGCTCTGGCAGCAGAAGCCGGTGCTATGGAAGATGGACGGGGATTTATAGTACCTGCCCCCAAACCTTTAATGGCAGCAAACCTTTTATTCCCCAAACTGTATCCAGAGATGATTGAAATCTTACAGCTCTTGGGCTCCAGCGGTGTAATTATGGTGCCTCAGGAAGAGGAGTTCCACTCGAATATCGCGCCTCACTTGGATACGTACCTTAGAGGAACCGATATGGTATCTCAGGAACGCACGGCATTGTTCCGTCTGATCTGGGAGCTTGGAGCAGGATCATTCGGAGGCAGGCAGACCCAGTTCGAACGGTTCTTTTTTGGTAACACCGTCACCGTCTCGAACCGGATGTATTCAGCAGGCTCCGCAGATCAATCATATCGTCAGCTCGTTCGTAATTTTATTGCCAAAACCGGCAAATAA
- a CDS encoding class I SAM-dependent methyltransferase, which yields MYVAKNWKDYEVIDTGGGEKLERWGDVILRRPDPQIIWPLEKETNEWRQVHGHYHRSSSGGGSWDMKKPIPERWTIGYENLKFHIKPTSFKHTGLFPEQAANWSWMMDKIAGAGRPISVLNLFAYTGGATVAAAYAGASVVHVDAAKGMVQWAKENVQLSGLADRPVRFITDDVFKFVQREQRRGNRYDAIIMDPPSYGRGPNGETWKLEENLYPFLKSCMEILSDNPLFMLVNSYTTGISSTVLRNMLTMTMSAQYGGQITAGEIGLPITRSGLDLPCGILGRWES from the coding sequence ATGTACGTAGCAAAGAACTGGAAGGACTATGAAGTAATCGATACAGGAGGCGGCGAAAAGCTGGAGCGTTGGGGCGATGTGATTTTGCGTAGACCCGATCCACAGATCATATGGCCCCTTGAAAAAGAAACCAATGAATGGCGCCAGGTTCACGGCCATTATCACCGCAGTTCTTCGGGTGGCGGCAGCTGGGATATGAAAAAACCGATCCCAGAACGCTGGACCATCGGATATGAGAACCTGAAATTTCACATCAAACCAACCAGCTTCAAACATACCGGTCTGTTCCCTGAACAAGCGGCTAACTGGAGCTGGATGATGGATAAAATCGCAGGAGCAGGACGTCCCATCTCTGTACTGAACCTGTTTGCATATACAGGCGGCGCAACAGTTGCTGCAGCTTATGCCGGAGCTTCAGTTGTGCACGTGGATGCGGCTAAAGGCATGGTACAGTGGGCCAAAGAAAATGTTCAATTATCCGGCCTCGCGGATCGTCCTGTTCGTTTCATTACAGATGATGTATTCAAATTCGTACAGCGCGAACAACGTCGTGGCAATCGGTATGACGCGATTATTATGGACCCGCCTTCTTATGGCCGCGGCCCTAACGGAGAGACATGGAAGCTGGAAGAGAACCTCTATCCTTTCCTTAAATCCTGTATGGAAATTTTGTCCGATAACCCATTATTCATGCTGGTCAATTCCTACACAACCGGGATTTCGTCTACCGTTCTGCGCAACATGCTGACAATGACGATGTCTGCCCAATACGGCGGTCAAATTACAGCTGGTGAAATTGGGCTTCCAATTACCCGTAGTGGTCTGGATCTGCCATGCGGCATCTTGGGCCGCTGGGAGTCCTGA
- a CDS encoding YceI family protein, with protein MNKKTKTWMISGAAAIVILGGGGYYFANSYLGNNVEIEQVLPASTAASTTEAGSDSGTSVSNVAAGAEQLNGDWSISEGSKVYFSVTTSRETVNFADEQVSGNLTLNVDDASQMKADGQIEMSDIDSGNSQRDGHVKEADFFDVSTHPQATFTANSFEGVPTEWATGQTVDFKMNGTLTVKGIEKEVAFDVKAAYENDQVLLSATTMVTFEDFGMENPHSVVLSTENDIQVQLELKLSK; from the coding sequence ATGAATAAAAAGACAAAAACATGGATGATCTCAGGTGCGGCAGCAATCGTCATTCTTGGAGGCGGAGGGTACTATTTCGCGAACAGTTACCTGGGCAACAACGTTGAGATTGAACAGGTACTTCCTGCCAGCACTGCAGCGTCCACAACGGAAGCCGGATCGGACAGTGGTACAAGTGTATCCAACGTTGCAGCAGGAGCAGAGCAATTGAATGGAGACTGGAGCATTAGCGAAGGTTCGAAAGTATATTTTTCGGTAACGACATCCCGGGAAACGGTCAATTTTGCGGACGAGCAGGTTAGTGGAAACTTGACCCTTAATGTAGACGATGCATCCCAGATGAAAGCGGATGGACAGATCGAGATGAGTGACATTGATTCAGGCAATAGCCAGCGGGATGGACATGTGAAAGAAGCTGATTTCTTCGATGTTTCCACCCATCCACAAGCTACATTTACGGCTAACTCATTTGAAGGTGTACCAACGGAATGGGCGACAGGACAGACCGTAGACTTTAAAATGAACGGCACCCTAACGGTAAAAGGCATTGAGAAAGAGGTTGCGTTTGACGTAAAAGCCGCTTATGAAAATGACCAGGTACTGTTGTCCGCCACAACGATGGTGACCTTTGAAGATTTTGGTATGGAGAATCCACATTCGGTGGTCCTTTCTACAGAAAATGACATTCAGGTTCAACTGGAGCTGAAGCTCAGCAAGTAA
- a CDS encoding DHA2 family efflux MFS transporter permease subunit: MSTTAAAAPSSAMDNIKKGPIVAALLIGAFVAFLNQTLMNVALPKIMEDLGIGANKAQWLTTGYMLVNGVLIPVTAYLIAKFSTRQIFITAMTLFTLGTLVCGLSPNFGILMVGRVIQAAGAGILMPLMTVVFLTIFPIEKRGQAMGTMGIAMILAPAIGPTLSGYVVEHYSWRLLFYIILPFSVIATAIGIAFVKNVTRQSKPKLDYPGVILSTLGFGSLLYGFSDAGTDGWGSAIVIACLVVGAISLILFVIRQMTTDHPLLEFRIFKYNMYTLTTIINMLVTMAMFAGMILLPIFLQNIRGFSPIESGLLMMPGAILMGIMSPITGRIFDKVGARWLSVAGLAITAITTWGLSRLSIDTTYGYMMFIYTARMFGMSMLMMPIQTAGLNQLPQRLNAHGTAMSNTLRTVAGAIGTAILVTIMSSKLKSHLADTLATGQIATDDKAAMLRATADATIYGVNYAFVVATAMTVVALLLAFFIRKTKPATEPVPTEQQKVNATA, from the coding sequence ATGAGTACTACTGCAGCAGCAGCGCCATCCTCAGCGATGGACAATATTAAGAAAGGCCCGATTGTGGCCGCATTGTTAATCGGTGCATTCGTCGCCTTCCTGAACCAAACGTTAATGAACGTAGCTCTTCCTAAAATCATGGAGGACCTCGGCATCGGCGCGAATAAAGCCCAATGGCTGACTACAGGTTATATGCTCGTCAATGGTGTATTGATTCCGGTTACGGCGTATCTGATCGCCAAATTTTCGACACGTCAAATTTTCATTACGGCTATGACGCTCTTTACTTTAGGAACCTTGGTCTGTGGTTTAAGTCCGAACTTTGGTATTCTGATGGTAGGTCGTGTTATTCAAGCGGCAGGTGCAGGTATCCTGATGCCACTGATGACAGTTGTATTCTTGACAATCTTCCCGATTGAGAAACGTGGCCAGGCCATGGGTACGATGGGGATCGCAATGATTCTCGCTCCGGCCATTGGACCAACACTTTCAGGTTATGTGGTTGAGCATTATTCCTGGAGACTATTGTTCTATATCATTTTGCCATTCTCCGTTATTGCAACTGCAATCGGTATTGCGTTTGTCAAAAATGTAACACGTCAATCCAAACCTAAATTGGACTATCCAGGTGTTATTTTATCTACACTCGGTTTTGGTAGCTTGTTGTACGGCTTCAGTGATGCGGGTACAGACGGATGGGGCAGTGCAATTGTAATTGCTTGTCTGGTTGTAGGGGCCATTTCCCTGATCCTGTTCGTTATTAGACAGATGACAACCGATCATCCGCTGTTGGAGTTCCGTATTTTCAAATACAACATGTATACATTAACAACGATCATTAACATGCTCGTTACGATGGCGATGTTCGCCGGTATGATTTTGCTTCCGATTTTCTTGCAAAATATTCGTGGATTCTCACCAATTGAATCTGGTTTGCTGATGATGCCAGGCGCCATCCTGATGGGGATTATGTCTCCAATCACAGGTCGCATCTTCGATAAAGTCGGAGCACGCTGGTTATCCGTTGCCGGCCTTGCAATTACCGCTATCACAACTTGGGGGCTCAGCCGCCTGTCGATTGACACTACTTATGGTTACATGATGTTTATCTACACAGCTCGTATGTTTGGTATGTCGATGTTGATGATGCCAATTCAAACAGCGGGTCTGAATCAGCTTCCACAGCGCCTGAATGCACATGGTACAGCGATGTCCAACACATTGCGTACAGTTGCGGGTGCGATTGGTACAGCGATTCTCGTTACGATTATGAGTAGTAAGCTGAAATCCCATCTGGCAGATACCCTGGCTACAGGCCAAATCGCTACAGATGATAAGGCTGCAATGCTTCGTGCTACCGCAGATGCAACAATCTACGGCGTAAACTATGCATTTGTTGTAGCGACAGCGATGACTGTAGTTGCTCTGCTGCTGGCGTTCTTTATCCGTAAAACAAAACCGGCTACTGAACCTGTACCAACTGAGCAACAAAAAGTGAATGCAACAGCATAA
- a CDS encoding DUF1540 domain-containing protein, with product MAKDVLCEVNSCRHWAQENKCNASSIYIVSHSSKKVSESAETDCKTFEVK from the coding sequence ATGGCAAAAGACGTATTATGTGAGGTTAATTCATGTCGTCACTGGGCTCAAGAGAACAAATGCAACGCATCTTCAATCTACATCGTGAGTCACAGTTCCAAAAAAGTAAGTGAATCCGCTGAAACGGATTGCAAAACATTTGAAGTAAAATAA
- a CDS encoding nitroreductase family protein: MSTGLRQDAASGKKRTGTCEFSPLPVPQSVIRRLLDEADPSLYVISSEPWRFMLFANEGRQLYLEAVRQSYPPHLADRYGDWATYQYTEAIPAHLVVVAPSSAREDHLLPAKAWSKRFCILAAEQGLNAVWKINDYQQHPVFMNLMGLTREEKVLGVFHIGYGDQSALRDTDAGRPASELMTVYDHLV; encoded by the coding sequence ATGTCTACCGGTTTGAGACAAGATGCAGCAAGCGGCAAGAAACGTACAGGAACTTGTGAATTCAGCCCGTTGCCTGTACCACAGTCGGTTATAAGACGGTTGCTGGATGAAGCAGATCCATCTTTATATGTGATAAGTTCAGAGCCTTGGCGGTTTATGTTGTTCGCGAATGAAGGACGTCAACTGTATCTGGAGGCGGTCAGACAGAGTTACCCACCACATTTGGCAGATCGTTACGGGGACTGGGCTACATATCAGTATACAGAAGCTATTCCGGCACATCTGGTTGTTGTAGCCCCTTCAAGTGCCAGGGAGGACCATTTATTGCCTGCAAAAGCCTGGAGCAAACGTTTTTGCATCCTGGCAGCGGAACAAGGCTTGAATGCTGTCTGGAAGATCAATGATTATCAGCAGCATCCCGTATTTATGAATTTGATGGGTCTAACGCGTGAGGAAAAAGTACTGGGTGTATTCCACATCGGTTACGGAGACCAGTCTGCACTTCGGGACACCGACGCAGGCAGACCAGCCTCTGAACTGATGACGGTCTACGACCATCTGGTTTAA